One window from the genome of Sphingomicrobium arenosum encodes:
- a CDS encoding serine hydrolase domain-containing protein: protein MLLELIMSNLLLAATTAQASAPAPASVATQVRHDWLPDTREEAAIAALLERHRVPGAQIAVLEAGEVVYRGAFGVRDVDSGEPVTHDTLFQAASLNKPVFSYAVLQLVAQGRLGLDDRLADYVVPEDFPEHPWLKLVTVRHVLTHRSGLPNWRGNGENAERDLIPKAPPGSVERYSGEAFLWLQQVVEFITDKSIDAHLQEAVFAPHGIAAYEGWRPEIEPRLASGHRVDDDGKIVVASRFGTQFGPSMAALEERSGRPIESWRYGEWKSALRLVYPASPTHQRNSRAVMSQPAVLDAAVAGSLRTSASDYARFMALLMPHEELNDGRLPEGWRNLMMTPQFARPHEHADLPMGMGLFVETSGPRSFFYHGGNNGGRFQSFMYGEAATGRGIVVFTNGPGGYDFYADVLDLLLDVRSIAYR, encoded by the coding sequence ATGCTTCTCGAACTGATCATGTCGAACCTATTGCTTGCCGCAACAACCGCGCAGGCGAGCGCCCCCGCGCCTGCTTCCGTCGCGACCCAAGTGCGACACGACTGGCTCCCCGACACTCGCGAGGAAGCCGCCATCGCCGCGCTCCTCGAACGCCACCGTGTCCCCGGCGCCCAGATTGCCGTGCTCGAGGCTGGCGAGGTCGTCTACCGAGGCGCATTCGGCGTTCGCGACGTGGACAGTGGCGAGCCGGTCACCCATGACACGCTCTTCCAGGCCGCCTCGCTCAACAAGCCGGTCTTTTCCTACGCCGTGCTCCAGCTCGTCGCGCAAGGCCGCCTCGGCCTCGACGACCGTCTCGCCGACTATGTCGTCCCCGAGGACTTTCCGGAGCATCCCTGGTTGAAGCTTGTCACCGTGCGTCACGTCCTCACGCACCGCAGCGGGCTGCCCAACTGGCGCGGCAATGGCGAGAATGCCGAGCGCGACCTCATTCCCAAGGCGCCGCCCGGCAGCGTGGAGCGCTATTCGGGCGAAGCCTTCCTCTGGCTCCAGCAGGTCGTCGAGTTCATCACCGACAAGAGCATCGACGCGCACCTGCAGGAAGCTGTCTTCGCGCCGCATGGCATCGCCGCCTACGAGGGCTGGCGTCCCGAGATCGAACCGCGGCTCGCCTCGGGCCACCGCGTGGACGATGACGGCAAGATCGTGGTCGCCTCGCGTTTCGGCACGCAGTTCGGCCCGTCGATGGCCGCGCTCGAAGAGCGGTCCGGGCGCCCCATCGAAAGCTGGCGCTATGGCGAATGGAAGAGCGCGCTGCGGCTGGTCTATCCGGCCTCGCCGACACACCAACGAAACAGCCGCGCGGTGATGAGCCAGCCCGCCGTGCTCGACGCCGCCGTCGCCGGCTCGCTGCGCACCAGCGCCAGCGACTATGCCCGCTTCATGGCCTTGCTCATGCCCCATGAAGAGCTCAACGACGGCCGCCTTCCCGAAGGCTGGCGCAATCTCATGATGACCCCGCAGTTTGCGCGCCCACACGAACATGCCGACCTGCCGATGGGGATGGGACTGTTCGTCGAGACGAGTGGCCCGCGCAGCTTCTTCTACCACGGCGGCAACAATGGCGGCCGGTTCCAGAGCTTCATGTATGGAGAGGCGGCGACCGGGCGCGGCATCGTCGTCTTCACCAACGGCCCGGGTGGTTACGACTTTTACGCCGATGTCCTCGACCTGCTGCTCGACGTGCGCTCGATCGCCTACCGCTAG